The following proteins come from a genomic window of Rhizobium sp. 007:
- a CDS encoding phosphatidate cytidylyltransferase, translating into MNDARSDLITLVLGIFAVLIFASLVGYVLHRRLSPDGSNSAVENLNARIKAWWIMVIFIGVAFLAGRAGVVILFAFCSFAALREFITLTNTKRADHWALASAFFVVLPIQYYLLWAEEYGIYSIFVPVYAFLLMPIISVLRGDTERFLIRIAEVQWALMICVFCASHVPALLTLNIPGYEDRNVLLIAFLVIVVQLSDVLQYVWGKLFGRTKIAPKLSPSKTVEGFAGGVASATLIGASLWWITPFTPLQAGLLSLVITLMGFFGGLVMSAIKRDRGVKDWGNLIEGHGGLIDRLDSVVFSAPIFFHLVRYWWSLT; encoded by the coding sequence ATGAACGACGCGCGGTCCGATCTTATTACGCTCGTGCTCGGCATTTTCGCCGTGCTGATCTTTGCCTCACTGGTTGGCTATGTCCTGCATCGGCGTCTTTCGCCGGATGGCTCCAATAGCGCCGTCGAGAACCTGAATGCGCGCATCAAGGCCTGGTGGATCATGGTGATCTTCATCGGCGTCGCGTTTCTCGCGGGTCGTGCCGGTGTCGTCATTCTTTTCGCCTTCTGCTCCTTTGCGGCACTTCGAGAATTCATCACGCTGACAAACACGAAGCGGGCTGATCACTGGGCGCTCGCCTCGGCCTTCTTCGTGGTGCTTCCCATTCAGTATTATTTGCTGTGGGCTGAAGAATACGGGATCTATTCGATCTTCGTACCGGTTTACGCGTTTTTGCTGATGCCGATCATTTCCGTGCTCCGGGGCGATACCGAACGGTTCCTCATCCGCATTGCCGAAGTGCAATGGGCCCTGATGATCTGCGTCTTTTGCGCTTCGCACGTGCCGGCGCTGCTGACGTTGAATATTCCCGGCTATGAGGACCGCAACGTTCTTCTCATCGCATTTCTGGTCATCGTCGTGCAGCTCAGCGACGTCTTGCAGTATGTCTGGGGCAAGCTTTTCGGGCGAACGAAGATCGCCCCGAAACTCTCGCCGTCGAAAACCGTTGAGGGCTTTGCGGGCGGTGTCGCCAGTGCGACTTTGATCGGGGCGTCGCTCTGGTGGATCACGCCGTTTACGCCCTTGCAGGCGGGCCTGCTTTCGCTGGTCATCACGCTGATGGGCTTCTTCGGCGGTCTGGTGATGTCTGCTATCAAGCGCGACCGGGGCGTCAAGGATTGGGGCAATCTCATCGAGGGTCACGGCGGACTGATCGACCGGCTCGATTCCGTGGTGTTTTCGGCGCCGATCTTCTTTCATCTTGTCCGCTACTGGTGGTCGCTGACATGA
- a CDS encoding CDP-alcohol phosphatidyltransferase family protein, which yields MTNTEDRRPLNSRNSWWAKAIAQKIAARSVTPNQISQASIAAAFIAGLLFFVAGRDAGYSRMVLLALAALFCQVRLLCNLFDGMVAVEGGKAEADGPFWNEFPDRAADMLIFAGIGLGIGHPGLGWAAAAFAVLTAYVRELGRATGHGSDFSGPMAKQHRMAIVTMAAVISIGEPYWDLQNHVLWLGLWIVLLGAAATAVRRSLRLIRSMKTPL from the coding sequence ATGACGAACACTGAAGATCGCCGGCCGTTGAACAGCCGGAACAGCTGGTGGGCAAAGGCGATCGCGCAGAAGATCGCGGCGAGATCCGTCACGCCGAACCAGATATCGCAGGCAAGCATCGCCGCCGCCTTCATCGCCGGTCTCCTGTTCTTTGTCGCCGGACGCGACGCCGGCTATTCGCGTATGGTCCTTCTCGCTCTTGCGGCGCTTTTTTGCCAGGTAAGGCTCCTCTGCAATCTCTTTGACGGCATGGTGGCGGTCGAAGGAGGCAAGGCAGAAGCCGACGGGCCGTTCTGGAACGAATTTCCAGATCGCGCCGCCGACATGCTGATTTTTGCCGGCATCGGTCTCGGTATCGGCCATCCCGGCCTTGGCTGGGCGGCTGCAGCATTCGCAGTGCTGACCGCCTATGTGCGCGAGCTTGGCCGGGCGACGGGCCACGGCAGTGATTTTTCCGGCCCGATGGCCAAGCAGCACCGCATGGCGATCGTCACCATGGCTGCTGTCATTTCGATCGGCGAACCTTACTGGGATCTGCAGAACCATGTCCTTTGGCTCGGGCTTTGGATCGTGCTTCTCGGTGCCGCCGCAACCGCAGTCCGACGCAGCTTGCGCTTGATCCGTTCCATGAAAACTCCGCTCTGA
- a CDS encoding sorbosone dehydrogenase family protein — translation MKKIIIVVLLLILVAGGWIFVFERESATVPIEQGYGPSPTLPAPNPTLIPTVNVAEAAGWPEGATPKAAEGLKVEAFARGLDHPRWIHVLPNGDVLVAESNKPPKGEDAGFSIRGWFEGLLMSRAGAEVKSANRITLLRDADKDGAAEMRPVFRKDLNSPFGMAYSKDTLYVANTDAVMAFPYMEGETVITTPGAKIADLPAGPINQHWTRDVIVSPDGTKLYATVGSNSNVGENGMDAEKNRASILEIDLATKAVRVFASGLRNPNGLAWQPRTGALWVAVNERDELGSDLVPDYMTSVKEGGFYGWPYSYFGQHIDSRAKPQNPEMVASAIVPDYALGPHTASLGLTFNTSNLFGPDYVGGAFVGQHGSWNRKPRSGYKVIFVPFVDGKPSGPPRDVLTGFIGVDDKAFGRPVGVAIDIKGALLVADDVGNTIWRVSPASAQ, via the coding sequence ATGAAGAAGATCATCATTGTCGTCCTTCTTCTCATCCTTGTTGCAGGCGGGTGGATATTCGTCTTCGAGCGAGAATCCGCCACCGTCCCGATCGAACAGGGCTACGGTCCCTCACCGACGCTGCCCGCGCCGAACCCGACGCTGATCCCGACAGTCAATGTCGCGGAAGCGGCGGGCTGGCCAGAAGGAGCCACACCAAAAGCCGCGGAGGGGCTGAAGGTGGAAGCCTTTGCAAGGGGCCTCGACCACCCGCGCTGGATCCATGTCCTGCCGAACGGCGATGTCCTTGTTGCCGAAAGCAACAAGCCGCCAAAAGGTGAAGACGCCGGGTTCAGCATCCGCGGCTGGTTCGAAGGTCTGCTCATGAGCCGGGCCGGCGCCGAGGTCAAAAGTGCAAACCGCATCACACTGCTGCGCGATGCCGACAAGGACGGTGCAGCCGAGATGCGCCCCGTCTTCCGGAAGGATCTCAATTCGCCCTTCGGCATGGCATATTCCAAGGACACGCTCTACGTCGCCAATACCGATGCGGTCATGGCTTTTCCCTATATGGAAGGTGAAACGGTGATCACCACGCCGGGCGCGAAAATTGCCGATCTACCAGCAGGCCCGATCAATCAGCACTGGACGAGGGACGTGATCGTGAGCCCTGACGGCACCAAGCTCTATGCCACCGTGGGCTCCAACAGCAATGTCGGGGAAAACGGCATGGATGCGGAAAAAAACCGTGCCTCGATCCTCGAAATCGATCTTGCGACAAAGGCTGTTCGCGTCTTCGCAAGCGGCTTGCGCAATCCAAATGGTCTTGCCTGGCAGCCGCGGACGGGCGCACTTTGGGTGGCGGTCAACGAACGCGACGAGCTCGGCAGCGATCTCGTTCCCGACTATATGACCTCGGTGAAGGAAGGCGGCTTTTATGGCTGGCCCTACAGCTATTTCGGCCAGCATATCGATAGCCGGGCAAAGCCGCAAAACCCTGAAATGGTTGCGAGCGCCATCGTCCCCGATTATGCCCTTGGTCCGCATACCGCCTCGCTTGGCCTGACCTTCAACACGAGCAATCTGTTTGGTCCGGATTATGTCGGCGGTGCTTTCGTCGGCCAGCACGGCTCCTGGAACCGCAAGCCGCGCAGCGGCTACAAGGTGATCTTCGTGCCATTCGTCGATGGCAAGCCCTCTGGCCCGCCGCGCGATGTCTTGACGGGCTTTATCGGGGTGGACGACAAGGCCTTTGGCCGACCTGTCGGCGTCGCGATCGACATCAAGGGTGCCTTGCTTGTTGCCGATGACGTCGGCAACACGATATGGCGGGTCTCACCGGCTTCGGCACAGTGA
- a CDS encoding hemolysin family protein, with protein MFLEIIIVVLLTILNGVLAMSELAVVSSRPARLRVLADHGSRGAAQAIKLAEHPGRFLSTVQIGITLVGVLSGAFSGATLGGRLSAWLSAQGVSPAVSDALGVGTVVVAITYLSLIIGELVPKQIALREPEVVASKVAPAMALLSKLALPLVWLLDASGKLVLTLLGQSGKGSDGVTDEEIKTVLAEARSAGVIESEESAMISGVMRLADRTARALMTPRRDVEVVDIEDSIEDIRKQLHRTHRSRLPVRRNSSDEVLGVLFVKDFYDALDARGHADILSLAHEVPVISDLSTATHVIQAIRKSPVHMVLVYDEYGHFEGVVSSGDIMEAIMGALQEGPTDEQAIVRRGDGSYLVSGWTPIDEFAEFMNFKLADDIEFQTVAGLVLEELKHLPDLGESFVKDGWRFEVIDLDGRRVDKILLSPEPVEGEDRTA; from the coding sequence TTGTTTCTGGAAATCATAATCGTTGTGTTGCTCACGATCTTGAACGGTGTGCTCGCAATGTCCGAACTTGCCGTCGTTTCATCACGTCCCGCCCGTTTGAGGGTCCTGGCCGATCATGGGAGCCGGGGGGCTGCCCAAGCCATCAAACTTGCCGAACATCCCGGCCGCTTTCTCTCGACCGTTCAGATCGGGATTACACTCGTCGGCGTTCTCTCGGGTGCCTTTTCGGGCGCCACGCTGGGTGGCCGTCTTTCGGCCTGGCTTAGCGCACAGGGCGTTTCCCCCGCCGTCTCCGATGCGCTTGGCGTCGGCACGGTGGTCGTTGCCATTACCTATCTTTCGCTCATTATCGGCGAACTGGTGCCGAAGCAGATTGCGCTTCGCGAACCTGAAGTGGTCGCAAGCAAGGTTGCTCCGGCCATGGCTCTGCTTTCCAAGCTTGCCTTGCCGCTCGTCTGGCTTCTCGACGCGTCCGGCAAGCTTGTGCTTACGCTTCTTGGTCAGTCCGGAAAAGGCAGCGATGGGGTGACCGACGAAGAGATCAAGACGGTGCTCGCCGAGGCGCGGAGTGCCGGCGTGATCGAGAGCGAGGAATCGGCGATGATATCCGGCGTCATGCGCCTTGCCGACCGGACGGCGAGAGCCTTGATGACGCCTCGCCGCGACGTCGAAGTCGTCGACATCGAAGACAGCATCGAAGACATTCGCAAGCAGCTGCACCGAACGCACCGCTCGCGCCTGCCTGTGCGCCGTAACAGTTCTGACGAGGTGCTTGGCGTGCTCTTCGTGAAGGACTTTTACGATGCGCTCGACGCGCGTGGCCATGCAGACATCCTCTCGCTTGCCCATGAAGTTCCGGTGATCTCGGATCTTTCGACGGCAACTCATGTCATCCAGGCAATCCGCAAATCACCGGTCCACATGGTGCTTGTCTATGACGAATACGGCCACTTCGAGGGCGTTGTCTCTTCCGGCGACATCATGGAAGCGATCATGGGCGCACTGCAGGAGGGACCTACTGACGAGCAGGCAATCGTTCGCCGCGGCGACGGTTCCTATCTTGTTTCCGGCTGGACGCCGATCGACGAGTTTGCCGAATTCATGAACTTCAAGCTGGCGGATGACATTGAATTCCAGACCGTCGCCGGCCTTGTGCTGGAAGAGTTGAAACACCTGCCGGATCTCGGCGAAAGCTTCGTGAAGGATGGCTGGCGCTTCGAGGTCATCGATCTTGACGGCCGCCGCGTCGACAAGATCCTCCTCTCGCCGGAACCTGTAGAAGGTGAAGATCGGACGGCTTAA
- a CDS encoding LysE family translocator yields MPELASLLAFALIALGMVLTPGPNMIYLVSRSICQGPAAGLTSLGGVALGFVVYMLSAALGITALVFAVPLAYDALRLAGAAYLAWLAWNALRPGGRSTFHVRDLPRDTNRKLFAMGFVTSLLNPKIAMLYLSLLPQFVNPEVGSVFVQSIAFGFTQIAISVSVNALIALTAGSIALFLGERPAWMRAQRMLMATVLGGLAVRMALESRR; encoded by the coding sequence ATGCCCGAACTTGCAAGTCTGCTTGCCTTTGCCCTTATCGCTCTCGGCATGGTGCTGACGCCCGGGCCGAACATGATCTATCTCGTATCGCGCTCGATATGCCAGGGACCGGCGGCCGGATTGACCTCGCTTGGCGGTGTGGCACTCGGTTTCGTCGTCTACATGCTATCGGCAGCGCTCGGGATTACGGCATTGGTCTTCGCCGTGCCACTCGCTTATGATGCGCTGCGGTTGGCAGGCGCCGCCTATCTTGCCTGGCTTGCCTGGAATGCATTAAGGCCCGGCGGCCGCTCGACCTTTCACGTTCGCGACCTTCCGCGCGATACCAATCGCAAGCTCTTCGCCATGGGCTTCGTCACCAGCTTGCTCAACCCGAAGATCGCCATGCTTTATCTCTCACTGCTGCCGCAATTCGTGAACCCGGAGGTCGGCAGCGTCTTTGTGCAATCGATCGCGTTCGGCTTTACGCAGATCGCGATCAGCGTCAGCGTCAACGCACTCATCGCCCTTACTGCCGGGTCCATCGCGCTTTTTCTCGGCGAACGGCCGGCCTGGATGCGGGCGCAGCGCATGCTGATGGCAACCGTCCTTGGAGGACTTGCCGTTCGCATGGCGCTTGAATCGCGCCGCTGA
- a CDS encoding lysophospholipid acyltransferase family protein produces MHSLIAKPVAIAIVLFARAITAVRAIWAHDGLPPRRCVYFANHSSHGDFILIWTVLPPRLRGQARPVAGADYWLRSPLTTFIGREVFNAVLIERDRERRKQDPVEQMAAAIDAGSSLILFPEGTRNQTDEPLLPFKSGLFHLAAVRPGIDLVPVWINNLNRVMPKGEIVPIPLICTVTFGSPIRLEPGETKDGFLARARAALISLSPKHSGGSE; encoded by the coding sequence ATGCACAGCCTGATCGCAAAGCCTGTCGCGATTGCTATCGTGCTGTTTGCCCGCGCGATCACGGCTGTGCGGGCGATCTGGGCGCATGACGGTTTGCCGCCCCGGCGCTGCGTCTATTTTGCCAACCATTCGAGCCATGGCGATTTCATTCTGATCTGGACGGTCCTGCCGCCGCGTCTGCGCGGGCAAGCAAGGCCTGTGGCCGGGGCAGACTACTGGCTGAGATCGCCGCTCACCACGTTCATTGGCCGCGAAGTCTTCAATGCCGTGCTGATCGAGCGCGACCGTGAAAGGCGCAAGCAGGATCCGGTCGAGCAGATGGCGGCGGCAATCGATGCCGGCTCGTCGCTGATCCTGTTTCCGGAAGGCACGCGCAACCAGACGGACGAGCCGCTTTTGCCTTTCAAGAGCGGCCTCTTCCATCTTGCCGCAGTGCGCCCGGGGATCGATCTCGTGCCGGTCTGGATCAACAATCTCAATCGCGTCATGCCAAAAGGCGAGATCGTGCCAATTCCTCTGATCTGCACGGTAACCTTCGGCAGCCCGATACGGCTTGAACCCGGCGAGACCAAGGACGGCTTCCTGGCAAGGGCAAGGGCCGCCTTGATTTCCCTTTCTCCAAAACATTCAGGCGGCAGTGAATGA